The Primulina huaijiensis isolate GDHJ02 chromosome 12, ASM1229523v2, whole genome shotgun sequence genome has a window encoding:
- the LOC140989429 gene encoding uncharacterized protein, translating to MATRGNKRKGKEVAQESGVEKIEKIRRGRPAAEGANKADVEVEQLVHRVDEMELAVARFQNMHPAKFFRNEASDRAEGWLKQKEFLFNTVHYDYDRRLTMAVLQLRDRAQRWWEATTNGLQQTGSQITWEVFRAKFLQEYAPPSYYSAENQNLSTSAGQYPTTYAEAVDKAIGIDAGLRRGKQPQAPPMPSGGSYFSADTLLRSVAEYRDHVIIVGSQGIMPEFVRAVHRDRCSHSSCLMPEQSSYPQVRGNVPQSFPGPQQARVYALTKDQAREALGEVDEYELWTTPFHETVFVSMRAGRFIPSGQIDKIPLVSAMEMFRLLSLGNEGYMIYAVDATKKEPKLSDIPVAKEFPDVFPEEIPGFPPQREIDFNIELMPGTTPISRAPYRMAPAELKELKEQLQDLLEKGYRRPSMSPWGAPLNRVTVKNKYPLPRIDDSFDQLQGNSVYSKIDLRSGYHQLRREHKEHLRLVLQTLRDSQLYAKLSNCEFWMDSVIFLGHVISAQGISVDPSKVEAVLNWARPTNIPEIRSFMGLAGYYRRFIEGFYQIARPITQLTKKDARFIWSDECEKSFLTLKEKLTTAPVLALPSGSGGFVVCTDESSRGLGCVLMQHEKVIAYASRQLKTHESRYPVHDLELAAIVFALKF from the exons ATGGCAACTAGAGGAAataaaaggaaaggaaaagaagTGGCTCAGGAGTCTGGG GTCGAAAAGATTGAAAAAATCAGGCGCGGTCGTCCTGCTGCAGAGGGAGCCAATAAAGCTGATGTTGAGGTAGAACAGTTGGTGCACAGAGTTGATGAAATGGAATTGGCTGTAGCTCGATTTCAGAACATGCATCCTGCGAAATTCTTTCGGAATGAAGCAAGTGATCGAGCAGAAGGATGGTTGAAGCAAAAAGAATTTCTGTTCAACACCGTACATTATGATTATGATAGAAGGTTAACTATGGCAGTTCTCCAACTACGGGATCGTGCACAGCGTTGGTGGGAGGCTACTACCAATGGACTGCAACAAACAGGTAGTCAGATCACTTGGGAGGTGTTTCGTGCTAAATTTCTCCAAGAATATGCTCCACCATCCTACTACTCAGCAGAGAATCAGAATTTATCGACTAGTGCAGGGCAATAT CCTACAACTTATGCAGAAGCTGTAGACAAGGCGATTGGAATTGATGCGGGGTTGAGACGAGGAAAACAACCACAGGCTCCACCAATGCCTAGTGGTGGTTCCTATTTTTCAGCAG ACACCCTACTGCGCAGTGTAGCGGAGTATAGGGATCATGTCATAATTGTGGGCAGCCAGGGCATTATGCCAGAGTTTGTCCGAGCCGTGCACAGGGACAGATGCAGTCACAGCAGTTGCCTTATGCCAGAG CAATCTAGTTACCCACAGGTCAGGGGTAATGTGCCACAATCTTTTCCGGGTCCCCAACAAGCCCGAGTATATGCTTTGACCAAGGATCAGGCTAGAGAGGCTCTAGGCGAG GTTGATGAATATGAACTTTGGACTACACCATTTCATGAAACTGTATTTGTGTCTATGCGAGCTGGTCGATTTATTCCATCTGGGCAAATT GATAAGATACCGTTAGTCTCAGCGATGGAAATGTTCAGATTATTATCTTTAGGAAATGagggatatatgatttatgctgTGGATGCTACAAAGAAAGAACCGAAATTATCTGATATCCCAGTAGCGAAAGAATTCCCCGATGTCTTTCCTGAAGAAATACCAGGGTTTCCACCGCAGAGAGAAATTGATTTTAACATCGAATTGATGCCGGGTACTACGCCGATCTCTAGAGCGccgtacagaatggctcctgcagaactgaaagaattgaaagagcagttaCAGGATTTACTCGAAAAAGGTTATAGACGCCCTAGTATGTCACCCTGGGGAGCACCG CTCAATCGAGTCactgttaaaaataaatacCCTCTACCTAGAATTGATGACTCGTTTGATCAGCTTCAAGGAAATTCTGTTTATtcaaagattgatcttcgatcaggATACCATCAACTTCGG CGGGAACATAAGGAGCATTTACGCTTGGTTCTTCAAACACTTCGAGATTCTcaattgtatgctaagttgtcgaattgtgaattttggATGGATAGCGTGATATTTTTGGGTCATGTGATATCAGCCCAAGGAATATCGGtagatccgagtaaagttgaagcaGTCTTGAATTGGGCTAGACCAACCAATATACCGGAGATTCGAAGTTTTATGGGATTGGCCGGCTATTATAGACGATTCATTGAAGGATTTTATCAGATTGCTCGACCTATTACCCAACTGACCAAGAAAGATGCAAGATttatttggtcagatgaatgtgaaaagAGTTTTCTTACATTGAAAGAGAAGCTGACAACAGCACCAGTGTTGGCATTGCCATCTGGGTCAGGTGGATTTGTGGTTTGTACTGATGAATCATCAAGaggtttgggatgtgttttaaTGCAACATGAAAAAGTTATTGCCTATGCCTCAAGGCAATTGAAAACACATGAATCCCgatatcctgttcatgatcttgaactaGCAGCCATTGTTTttgctttaaaattttga